The genomic stretch TTGTAAGTACATTGTAAGGAAGGGATATAGCAAGTTTACTAAATAaaggatttattatttatagttCTATTGCTATCCAGACACTGAGAGCTTTGAAAGCAAGAGTTGAAAATACAAAGGCTTTCACTAGTAAAATTTGATATTTTACAAAGCAGCCTATGTCTTGCTCATTTCTTGACCCCACATTGGAAACATAACTGATTTCTTAAGGTAAGTTCTGTACAGAACTGCAGACATCATTTATATAAGGTAATGGGTACACAATAAAGACTGATATATACATCTGCATACACTGCTCCCAGCATACAGGTTTTAACACAAATACTCATTGTTGGCTTCAAATGTACCTGTATCACATAGGGTATCTGTATTCTGCTACAAAAAGAAAGATCAATGAGAAATAGTGTTTTGAATTGAGGTTTTAATTGTAAACCAAAGGTCGCATATGTTTCCAAGAAGTTAGCAATGGCTTCGCAGCAGGATATCAGCCGTACCCCAATCTATACCCTACAGCCAGAGGTGAGAACCTATTTTGTGTTGCACGAGTTTGCTAGTACCTGACTCCAGTGGACTATGTTCTGCACAGAAGTTCCAGCAGGGGTTTGTGCAATGTACACATCGATTCggttctgaaagaaaatattcagtgagTATTCTCTTCCTACCTTCTATTCAGATGTACATCAAGACATCTGCCACAGCAGTGTCATGTATCAACAAAACCAATAGAAATTGGAGTGGCATCATTGGAGGCTCCCTCAGAGTTACTCCAGATGTGGTGATGTGTCAGGTTTGGAGTAGCACCAAAAGAACAGCTCCCAACCACAACATTGTCCAGGATGACTGAGAATCTAAAGGAATCTAACAGTTGGAAAGGAGGGAATAGAAAGTCAGCAATTTAGACCCCAAACTAGGTGGTTTTTCAGGGGTCTGTAAAAAATCCTGTGTGAGAGAGGACGGTTGTTGgacagaacagcaaaaggaacTGTGACTGCCTAAGGAATGCACAGCTATTTGAAATAAAGCACACTCTAGTCCCACAGGGCTTTCTTAACAAGTTGCTGTGTGATCCTTCCTCAGAGAACACATTCTGAGGCATTTTTGGAAAATGCTGGAGCAAAACATTGATGCCAGGTGGTCCGGCCTGCAGCTGGACATAGCATTAAGAGCCCAAGCATGTCTTAACCTCCAGTGTCTGCCAACTGTCTCTCAGGTATCCCGTGCCTCTGATCACATCCCTGATGGTCCAAgacttggaggaggaggagacgggGGAATATATGTGTTCCTTTCTCCATTGCAAACAGCTCCAGGAAACATGAAGCAGGCaggggttttctttcttcttctgtggtGTGCCAGCATACTGAAGATCTCCAACAAGACCAGTAGTCACAGTATAAACCAGGCGACAGTGCCCTAGGTGATGTCTGGCAGAAGGCAGACTGCAGAGTTTGAGGGGGCTTTGAGCAGCTGTTGATTGCAGGGGTGGTGCCATGTGCTCTTCTGAGGAGTGAGGCAGTGGTGCCCTGCCAGTGATGGGGCAACCAGCAGATAGTGCTGTCCACCAGTGGGGACTGCTCCCTACAATGTGACACTGACTAATAGAAATTCAGGATTCACATCACAGGATAGAAGGTAAGTTTTGGGAGCAGAAGCTTAAACTCTCAGTAGAGTTGGTAAGTTATACATACCATGTCAATGTTTTTCAGGTTACAGCCACCCAGACTGAAGAAGACACTTCTACAAAGCCTGGCAAAAGCTCGGTGGCTGCAGACAGGGACTATTAGCCTTCTTAGACACTCAGCCTGGGGAAGGAATTCTCTTTTGCCAAGCAAACCCTGTGAAATACAAAGGTAACATTCATTTAAGAATCTACACTTGTGCATTGCgctgtttttaaaagttgtttgtGTCCTGTTCCTCTTCTCCAGCACTTTCAGTGGTTctcacttgctttttcttcatttgccaGATGATGTTCCCAcagacaagaaagaaattagGTGTTTTCCATTGCATCAGCCTGCTCAGGCATTACTCAATTTGTGTTACATCACTTTTAACAAAGAGATATGTTAAATGTTAACTCCAATTCATATTTTAGGTCTAAGCTTGCACATCAGTTGTGGCTTTGTCTAGAGGAATGTTGGAAACCTTTGAGGATCTGCATCTCTGTATCTCTCTGTGTAACCTGTCCCAATGCTGCACTATTGCCCTAgataaaaagcttttattaatgtccagtctgaacttccAAAGGCTTAAGGCTTAAGTCATAAGGCAAACCTACCAACCTGCAAATGAGTAGCTTTCATAAAGCCCTATACTTTCTGTGTATCCATTTTAAGAGCTGAACAAACAAGTGTATGGTTAAACAGTTGAAACCAAGATATCACATACCCTGAGCAATTTTTCAGGAAGGTAGAGGAGTTTTGTTGCTGGGCTTCTAGCATACTTAATAGTTGTGACAGGTGCCAATGCAAAATAGAGTTTGATTTTCTGAGCCAGCTCTGGCATTGTTGAAAATGCAATGaaagctgagaaaacaaaaaaagggagataggaaaataattatttgtacaTTAGactgttttcagtatttatgaACGCTATTCTGCAATTTCAAACCTACCAGCAACCTTGTTAGTTGTTCAGAGACTGTGGTTCAGCCTAGATCTATGTGAAATCCCTCTTCTCCATGTGTTACCAGCTTGTAGTTCTAGTTCtctcttcaaaaagaaatttctttctatATTTTGCCTTTGCAGCTTTCTCCCAaacccatttaaaaataaatgcacactTCTGATGTACATTCATGCATTTCATATACTATTGGGAGGAGTAGTTTTTCTTTTGGTCAgtccaatttattttattttttattttgtgtgtgtgtgtgtacgtgcTGTCCAAACTGGCCAACTTCTCTTTCTGTACTCTCATCTTcctattttgtttattttggtcAACTGACCAGCTGCTGATGGGCACACCCTTGCATCTTGGAAAGAAACAATTTGCACGGGCCACAATACTTTCTAGTAGAATTCTAAGTCAACAGACTTGCAGCAGCAGTGCGTTTGGCCCGTTATTTTCTATTGTctttataataaattaaaaatgtctaCATGTTGAAAAGAGCTTACATTGTGTTTTTCACACCTGCAAAGAGTTAATGAAAACCCCAGGTACATTCAGTATCTCAGTATTTCAAATCACATTTTACTCCTGGTTTCCTGAAACATCGGTCTGTTATGTGTAACTTACCAATGGTAGTACCTTGTGAATAGCCTATATAGTACAACTTTTCCTGTCCTGTTTTCTCCATGATGAAATTTATTGCTGCTGGAAGATCAAACTTTGCCATCTCATCAAAACTGCAGGCAGGAGATTGAAAGAGAGGCatgcataaattaaaaatcagactttgaattgaattcacatttttattagagaaattgtattttattgtcagcaaagaaacagcatGAACTATTTAGTGAATCATTCAGCTATTTTAGGTTTGGTGTTTTTCTGGCACTGAATATGGAAGATATTACTCAAGATTTTCTGGGgtattttctcctttgacaTCAACAGAAGGACTATAATTTCAAGAAATGTCAGATTGAATTATAACTGTCTACACAGAAGGAACAGGTGATGATATAGTAACAGGGGTCCTTCCATGGAATCACACATTTTATACGATTTGGCATTAGATTAAAAGTCTGGTTTTAGAAGCTCATTAAATTAAGTGCCaagattatttatattttcctcctcctgtgaTCTTTGTGTTATTGTAATATACAGACTAGTGTTTCTAAATAGCCTCCAAACCTGCCCCCAGAACTGAAGAATGGCTTGGAAATGCCCTGTGCAGGTTCCTCTGAGTTGCTCTGCTGCTATGCCTCTAGtttgaaaagccttttctaGCAGTAAAGTAGTCTCCATCACTATTGAAGTTCAGATGCATGTATACAGGCACCTCAGCAAATGTGAATGTaaagaatgctttttaaaaggtagCATATGTAAATCCCTGATTTAGCTAGCTTAAATAATTATGTAAGAATGGGCAATGGAGATACCCTTCAATGTTTCTGTCTACCTGAAAGCCCAGAATTCATCTTGATCAAGGGAAtaattttgatgttttctgGACCAGCGATTCCCTCTGCTGTTTCCCATCCAAACATCAAACCCAGCATCAGCTAGTATGAAGCCCAAGCTGTTGTTGGGCAGGTTTGTGATCCAGTTACTAGCATCTCCCAATAATCCATGTTGGAGAAACACAGCAGGtttcaaagctgaaaagcaaatcagaaacaaaacaactgttcataatttttttaattttctgatagGAAAATACTGTCCATTACTGTCCCATATTCAATACTGGGATTTGTTCCTGCACCAACATAAAGGAAGACAACTAatcaaaaacccaaaacatcccTTTCTGTAAAGAGAGAACTTCTTCTAAGCTTCTGTAAGGATTTAGGGAAAGATCTGCCTGACACCAGCAAAAACTAGCTTGGCACCCTCCGGTCATTGTTTGTGTAGCTCAACCGCATTAGCTTGAGATTCTCAACACTGATATAAAGAATGAAGGTGTGAGATTGTTTGCAGAGGTTTCCTTTACCCAAAATATAAATCAGTCACTGATATTAACCAGGTGTaagcaaaagcaaagtaaaattagAAGCTGGAAAGAGCCTTCTCAAAACAGGCTGACTGGGCAGCTTTTACCCTATTTTActctatttttaacttttctttatcAACTCTTATTATGAGCGTATATGCCTCATAGTggatttttattataaataggTGTGCTTGACGTAAATCCTGTTGATATTGCAGGCTGTTCAGAGCAGCCAGAATGCTCTGTTAAAATTTCACTTGCATATACAAGCTTTGGTGGATGTTTTACAAATATGAGGTATCTCTTTCCAAAACGTGCCCTGTATAGGCTAGTTTTATCTCATATTAAAGAACTTTACCTGGGTTTCCCTGATTCTGTGTACCATAAGGGATTCTGTTAATGGTAATGATATAACCATCTTCTGTCATCACTTCATACTCCTCGCTGGGGTACCCTTTGTAAGTAATGAGCTCGTTCTAGAAGAGAAGGTACAAATGCATTTGCTTGCAGAAGTCCATTTCACATATTACATGCATAAAATATTCTCAATGAAGAAATGTTAGAGAGCAGATGCAACTGGGGATTTAATCTACGTATATTAAGCATTTGAATAAAGCAATATCAGATGGGATATTGTAATCCTAAAATTACAAcaaatttctttcattctttgtgTTATATCCAGGATTTGACTATTCAGTTAAAAATCTGttataaaaaaacctgtaaaaaacTGCCATACAAGCCCTTGCATTCTGATGATATAAAAATCACTATAATCTCCTAACAGGAGCTCATGATTCCCATAGCTGAGATGAGGAGGTACCTGGGTGCAAGCTTCACAACTGCCCTTTCGTGAATGGCACATACGCAATGAGTACCACTGAAAAATTGACTACACTATGGAAAAACCAGGATCGGCCACTTGCATAGTCACAAGGGAAATCACTGGCACAGCCAGTCTTCagctctgaaataaatattacttttgACCTGTAACATTCAACCTGTTTTCTTACAAATGGATTGGCTTTTATAACTTGTACTCAGAGAATTACTCAATGTAATTTGTCACACGGCAGAAAACTCAAGATTTTAACAAGCGACTAAAGATCTTAACAAACTTGCTTGGCAAGAGGTGCTCTTCTGAAAAACTGGCCATTTCTGATCTATGGTGGTCATTcaacaaaggagaaaacataAGCCACTACTTATTTAGAGTCATCTTACATTCCATGATGGTCATTCTTTCAGAGAGGGGGATAGTGCCAGCAATAGCAAACTGATAACTgatctttaaaaggaaattaactctGGAGATTTACTAAGGAAAGATGTTTGCCTTAATTTCTGTCAAACATAAGATTTGCTGTTACACATGCAGACAGAAGAGAATAGAAGAGAAAGCAGTAGTATACAGAGTGATTAGAGAGGATGGGTTAAATAAAGGCAACTTATCTACCTTGCTATTTCTAACACCTAGAAACCCCTCTGCTGTGAGACATGCATTCCTTCCATTCCCAGGTCACTCTACCAAGTAACTTCTTACAATATTCATAAATGCTTCAGGATCCACAGCTCTCTTCATTCTTCTGAGTTCTTCTGAATAAGTAATTCCGTGAAACAAATACATCACAGCAACAAACAGCCATATCTTCTCTCTGGATAAAACAGTATATTCATCTGTCAGTAGTCCTGCTCTGTACTTGTAATCCAGGCAGGTTCTGTGCTTCTCTGATGAGCAAAGTGCTGCCTAATACTGAATGGAGCTAGTCTGGTACTCCCTACTTGTTaatgaaacagaacaaagcTGACTTTAAACACCTATTTCAGAGAGTTTGGCAGCAATCTGGATTCTCTGCTAAGGTTTGGACCAGGACGTTGCTCTTAATCAGGGGAAAAGTACCAGTGAATCCGAGGAAAGGAGCAAAGCTTTCAGAGAAATGGATTTCACTCGTTCTTCTGAGAAGCAAGTCACTTGCATTACCATGCCACACATTTGTTCCGTAGATTAATTGGGAAACGTTTCTGGCTAACTCTGGGGAACACTGGAGTTATTGGGCAACTTGTAACTGAATAAATCATTGTCATAGTGAAGTTTTCAAAGTGGGGACAATCAAGTTGTTGGATAggcaactaaaaaaaaaaaggacaactgaaaataaacaaattaacgTATCAATAACTTAGGAACTTAAATAAAGCACTTACTTATAGTTGCCTAGCATAATTTATACAAAACTGTTCAATGGCAAAATTTATCCACTCCATTGGATGaggatggagaaaggaaaagaaagctttgcTAAATACAATGTTAGGTAGAGACTGAGTGCAGGAAAATCCAGTTTTGTtgaggaaataaggaaaaaaaataaaaaacctgagAGGAAACTAGCCTGCTTAGATGCATAGCAGCTCCACAGTCTGTGAACACCTACGTACTCTGAGCtcaaagaaaatgcagtgtttgAATTAGCATTCTCTCTACACCATACAAATCCCTAGAGGCCATGTCTAAACCTCTGTTGTCGCGGTGACGGATCTCCAAGCTAGACTGAATCAGCCAAAAAATCCATTGCATTTATTGTTTTCCCAATCAAGAAGACACTGTaacttttttcccaaataatataaacaacttatttttttcttctcacagaaCAACAATTTATATTCTAACTTCCTAACACTATATTCTGATATAACCTGTAGCTTGAAAATACTTGGCTCCTTTCGTAGAAAAAGgaacaggcattttaaaaactttttttttgctgagctAGCCTCCTTTTTTTAGTTGAAAG from Grus americana isolate bGruAme1 chromosome 7, bGruAme1.mat, whole genome shotgun sequence encodes the following:
- the LOC129208790 gene encoding lipase member M-like; translated protein: MISGRREKIWLFVAVMYLFHGITYSEELRRMKRAVDPEAFMNINELITYKGYPSEEYEVMTEDGYIITINRIPYGTQNQGNPALKPAVFLQHGLLGDASNWITNLPNNSLGFILADAGFDVWMGNSRGNRWSRKHQNYSLDQDEFWAFSFDEMAKFDLPAAINFIMEKTGQEKLYYIGYSQGTTIAFIAFSTMPELAQKIKLYFALAPVTTIKYARSPATKLLYLPEKLLRGLLGKREFLPQAECLRRLIVPVCSHRAFARLCRSVFFSLGGCNLKNIDMNRIDVYIAQTPAGTSVQNIVHWSQEAHSGKFQAYDWGSSKKNMEKYQQATPPLYNVEDMTVPTAVWTGGQDLLANPKDAAILLSQIKRVIYHKRIPEWAHLDFIWGLDAPLCMYNEIIDLMQKYP